The following proteins are co-located in the Clostridiales bacterium genome:
- a CDS encoding response regulator gives MMKLFVADDEEIIRAGIRNCIEKRADIFTICGEAEDGEMALPLIQELRPDILIADVRMPFMDGLDLAALVKRAMPWVHIIIVSGHDEFEYAQKALNVGVDAYILKPVNSPKLLEVLTEVAERIEKEKKTYLDMEESLKRDELETTILREHFLSELVVGAVGLNEALQAAQRHKVSLISKKYVVCQAALSGFAAGDEPARIRLVGNHVFGERTDCIWFLQSNDQMVFIVKGEHETAVREAAYETAQILRHEMKRYLSMDVSVGIGSIVDRIGELAKSYADARSVFGSGLVFQGSKIIGSDDLKLDRLSGKQMLSLNVPLGEQLRHASQKDLPQILESYFQEVSDESLDSHLLRYYLLTDLIVTASRLTQEKGEMQKLISENPRQVFELAASLEDSRSFSLELLTEMISLRSASSTIPYGQEIRSAREYIDAHYSDPDISLHTVAKEVGFSPSHFSAIFSQETGGTFIEYLTKCRVEAAKTMLQDKKNKLHEIAPAIGYNDPHYFSYVFKKNTGVSPKEFRNNL, from the coding sequence ATGATGAAACTGTTTGTAGCGGATGACGAGGAGATTATCCGCGCAGGGATAAGAAATTGCATCGAAAAGCGAGCTGATATTTTCACCATCTGCGGGGAAGCGGAGGATGGAGAAATGGCATTGCCGCTGATCCAAGAACTGAGGCCGGACATTCTTATCGCTGATGTGCGAATGCCCTTCATGGATGGTCTTGATTTGGCAGCGCTGGTGAAGAGGGCTATGCCTTGGGTTCATATCATTATCGTCAGCGGTCATGATGAATTCGAATACGCCCAAAAAGCATTGAATGTTGGAGTCGATGCCTACATTCTGAAACCTGTGAACTCTCCCAAGCTGCTGGAGGTTCTGACCGAGGTGGCGGAACGGATTGAAAAAGAAAAGAAAACCTACCTCGATATGGAAGAAAGCCTAAAAAGAGACGAGCTGGAGACCACCATCCTTCGTGAGCATTTTCTCAGTGAACTGGTGGTAGGAGCCGTGGGACTCAACGAGGCCCTTCAAGCCGCGCAGCGCCATAAGGTGAGTCTGATCAGCAAAAAATACGTGGTCTGTCAGGCTGCTTTATCGGGGTTTGCGGCAGGAGATGAGCCGGCCCGGATTCGCCTTGTGGGAAATCATGTTTTTGGAGAAAGAACCGATTGCATCTGGTTTCTGCAGAGCAACGACCAAATGGTATTCATTGTTAAGGGAGAGCACGAAACAGCAGTTCGGGAGGCAGCCTATGAGACGGCCCAGATCCTGCGCCATGAGATGAAACGGTATCTTTCCATGGACGTATCGGTGGGCATTGGTTCCATAGTGGATCGGATCGGTGAATTGGCAAAATCCTATGCAGACGCTCGCAGCGTTTTCGGCAGCGGCCTTGTCTTTCAGGGAAGTAAAATCATAGGGTCTGATGACTTGAAGCTCGATCGGCTTTCCGGGAAACAGATGCTTTCCCTCAATGTTCCACTGGGAGAGCAGCTTCGTCATGCTTCCCAAAAAGATCTGCCTCAAATTTTAGAGAGTTACTTTCAGGAGGTTAGTGATGAAAGTTTGGACAGCCATCTGCTGCGGTACTATCTGCTCACGGATTTGATCGTGACTGCATCCCGCCTGACTCAGGAAAAGGGTGAAATGCAAAAGCTGATTTCGGAAAATCCCCGGCAGGTTTTCGAGCTGGCTGCTTCTTTGGAAGACAGCCGCAGCTTTTCACTGGAGCTTCTGACGGAAATGATTTCGCTGCGAAGTGCCTCCAGTACAATCCCCTATGGGCAGGAAATCCGCAGTGCCCGAGAGTACATTGATGCGCACTACAGCGATCCCGATATCTCCCTGCATACCGTAGCCAAAGAGGTAGGGTTCTCCCCAAGCCATTTCAGCGCGATTTTCTCTCAGGAGACGGGAGGAACCTTTATAGAATACCTTACCAAATGCCGGGTTGAGGCAGCAAAGACCATGCTTCAGGACAAAAAAAACAAGCTTCATGAGATTGCACCAGCCATTGGTTACAACGATCCTCATTATTTTAGCTATGTGTTTAAAAAGAATACCGGCGTCAGCCCCAAGGAGTTTAGAAACAACCTATAA
- a CDS encoding HAD family hydrolase produces MRKREVNLPDTILFDMGGTIEDIWYNEETAAAVIVEIRGLLSRNGLETDCNSDEFQKRLHRGVDSYKKWSQSVMLEKKPEEIWPDYYLREFGFPRERIIPIAEALAQTWETVYYHREMRPKVKETLEALHQRGYKLGVISNTASLYSVFNVLEQYGIRDYFLDVTLSSTTGYRKPHPSIFEISLRQMQSRPEQCVYVGDTVSRDVIGSKKAGFAQAVQICSFMTEVSDSKASAGACAPDRIIYSMEELIPYLDQLQSTERT; encoded by the coding sequence ATGAGAAAAAGAGAGGTTAATTTGCCGGATACAATTTTATTTGATATGGGCGGTACAATTGAGGATATCTGGTACAATGAGGAAACGGCAGCAGCTGTTATCGTTGAAATCAGGGGTCTCCTCAGCCGCAACGGTCTGGAGACTGACTGCAATTCCGATGAATTCCAAAAGCGCCTGCACCGCGGAGTGGATTCCTATAAAAAATGGAGCCAGAGTGTCATGCTGGAAAAAAAGCCGGAAGAGATATGGCCTGATTATTACCTGCGGGAGTTTGGCTTCCCACGGGAAAGAATCATTCCCATTGCGGAAGCATTGGCTCAGACGTGGGAAACCGTCTACTACCACAGGGAAATGCGCCCTAAGGTAAAGGAGACATTGGAAGCCTTGCATCAGCGGGGATACAAACTTGGAGTGATCTCCAACACTGCGTCCCTCTATTCTGTGTTTAATGTGCTCGAGCAGTATGGGATACGAGATTACTTTTTGGATGTAACGCTATCCAGTACGACGGGATATCGGAAGCCGCATCCCTCTATTTTTGAAATCTCGTTACGGCAGATGCAGTCCAGGCCGGAACAATGTGTCTATGTGGGCGACACGGTATCCAGGGATGTCATCGGCTCTAAAAAGGCCGGCTTTGCACAGGCAGTGCAGATTTGCTCGTTTATGACTGAGGTGAGCGATTCCAAGGCATCAGCAGGAGCTTGTGCACCGGATCGCATCATCTATTCCATGGAAGAATTGATTCCATATCTCGACCAGCTGCAGAGCACAGAAAGAACGTAA
- a CDS encoding substrate-binding domain-containing protein, with product MNRDIKVLISVIAVLILFVALAIDINLQRRDSIPASSKILGLVVTVTEDSWKDELEKSIEDAAAQYDMAVMPLLAERNQNAQIDALRALIAYQADVIVFSPLVENGWDKVLSEAKRAGIPIIAVDKAVRSGRGGITSSYVGYDYYSAAVKAAEVMLENISGDKTIVELCGTTGAYPVREITRGFRETLEKDGRYKINYSVCGECMRSKGKEIVKGLLRNDYSIDILISHNDAMTLGAIDAIEQEGKVPGEDIKIYAFGGAEEVVSLVKEGKIECLVQCDPDLGDTVMEAAAGLIKSGAESEDAFRLIKTKLITKEVFAQ from the coding sequence ATGAATCGAGACATTAAGGTATTGATTAGCGTAATCGCCGTTTTAATTTTGTTTGTCGCCCTGGCCATCGATATTAATCTGCAGCGGCGGGACAGTATTCCCGCTTCTTCAAAAATTCTGGGATTAGTGGTTACCGTTACGGAGGATTCCTGGAAAGATGAACTGGAGAAATCAATAGAGGACGCCGCTGCCCAGTATGATATGGCTGTAATGCCCCTGCTTGCAGAGCGCAATCAAAATGCGCAAATCGATGCCTTAAGAGCGCTCATTGCATATCAAGCGGATGTGATTGTATTTTCACCTCTGGTGGAAAATGGATGGGACAAGGTTTTATCGGAGGCGAAACGAGCAGGGATTCCTATTATTGCGGTAGATAAGGCAGTGCGGTCAGGAAGAGGCGGAATTACTTCAAGCTATGTGGGTTACGATTATTACTCGGCAGCAGTAAAAGCGGCAGAGGTAATGCTGGAAAACATAAGTGGTGATAAAACCATTGTAGAACTTTGCGGGACAACGGGCGCCTATCCGGTGAGGGAGATCACCAGAGGGTTTCGGGAGACTCTGGAAAAAGACGGGCGCTACAAAATCAATTACAGTGTGTGCGGAGAGTGTATGCGATCCAAAGGGAAGGAAATCGTAAAAGGTCTTCTTCGCAATGACTATAGTATTGATATTCTGATTTCACACAATGATGCCATGACGTTGGGTGCCATTGATGCAATTGAGCAGGAAGGCAAGGTACCGGGAGAAGATATCAAAATTTATGCCTTCGGGGGAGCGGAAGAAGTGGTTTCCCTTGTAAAGGAAGGGAAAATTGAATGCCTTGTGCAATGTGACCCGGATCTTGGGGATACTGTCATGGAGGCTGCAGCAGGTTTGATTAAGAGTGGTGCTGAGAGTGAGGATGCGTTCCGACTGATCAAAACGAAGTTGATCACAAAGGAGGTATTTGCACAATGA
- a CDS encoding PHP domain-containing protein, which translates to MYKIETHLHTKLISHCGWMYPDELARVYHEGGYAAICVTDHYNRLCFDYAGIDLSGSGDKVRAFLEGYVQLKKAAEQYGILVYEGAELRFDQCDNDYLLYGFRHKLLEDPDTVMKMGIQNFIDLSRADGAVLIQAHPFRDSCIPAPAEYIDGIEIYNPNPRHDSCDHMAKAYALRHGLIQTGGSDCHRPGDQCASGILTDTLPKDSFEFAALLRSGNYRIIAE; encoded by the coding sequence ATGTATAAAATTGAGACGCATCTTCATACTAAGCTGATTAGCCACTGCGGATGGATGTATCCCGATGAGCTGGCCAGAGTTTATCATGAAGGAGGGTATGCGGCAATTTGTGTGACTGACCATTATAACAGGCTTTGCTTTGACTATGCAGGAATTGATCTTTCCGGCTCAGGAGATAAGGTGAGAGCTTTTCTGGAAGGGTATGTGCAGCTGAAAAAGGCAGCAGAGCAGTATGGAATCTTGGTTTATGAAGGAGCTGAGCTTCGTTTTGATCAGTGTGATAACGACTATTTGCTCTATGGATTCCGTCATAAATTACTGGAAGACCCTGATACAGTAATGAAGATGGGAATTCAAAATTTCATTGATCTTTCCCGTGCAGATGGTGCGGTTTTGATCCAGGCACATCCATTTCGAGATTCCTGCATCCCTGCTCCGGCAGAATATATCGATGGGATCGAAATATACAATCCAAACCCCAGGCATGATAGCTGCGATCACATGGCAAAGGCCTACGCTCTGCGCCATGGCCTGATACAAACCGGTGGATCTGACTGCCATCGTCCGGGGGATCAGTGCGCCAGCGGTATTCTGACAGACACACTTCCAAAGGACTCCTTTGAATTCGCAGCACTTTTGCGTTCTGGTAATTACAGGATCATTGCTGAATAA
- a CDS encoding ABC transporter ATP-binding protein, whose translation MSKIELKNIDKYYGKNHVLKDVSLTIEDGDFMTLLGPSGCGKTTTLRVVSGLEKPQSGTMHMDGKEVINTAEAYYAPPSQRGLNLVFQSYALWPHMTVRDNIAFGLNIQKLDKKEVAKLTEDALRRMQILQYIDRYPSELSGGQQQRVAIARAIASKPQLLLLDEPLSNLDAKLRVDMRSELKRLHTETGTTMIYVTHDQVEALTMSTKIAIFREGVIVQVGPPLELYNNPCNLYVADFIGNPRINFVNAQAEVNERSMTVSGPLGKLAFPPSDMTEEAPKSGSFEVVLGIRPEQVVIHTQRQNSSDIEARIYTSMPAGSETLVTVQVNSVSMVIKTLGITNYSPDQTVYLSIDPQKINVFDKTSEALIKYSV comes from the coding sequence ATGAGCAAAATTGAATTGAAGAACATCGATAAGTATTATGGAAAAAATCATGTCTTGAAAGATGTGAGCCTGACCATCGAAGACGGCGACTTTATGACCCTTCTCGGCCCCTCCGGCTGCGGAAAAACCACCACATTACGTGTGGTATCCGGACTGGAAAAGCCGCAAAGCGGAACGATGCATATGGACGGAAAAGAAGTGATCAACACTGCGGAAGCATATTATGCGCCGCCCAGTCAGCGCGGTCTAAACTTGGTATTTCAATCTTATGCACTTTGGCCTCACATGACGGTACGTGATAATATCGCATTTGGACTGAATATACAAAAGCTGGACAAAAAGGAAGTTGCAAAGCTTACGGAAGACGCCCTAAGACGCATGCAGATTCTGCAGTATATTGACCGCTATCCCTCGGAACTTTCCGGAGGACAGCAGCAGCGTGTTGCAATCGCCAGAGCAATTGCATCAAAGCCTCAGCTGCTCCTGCTAGACGAGCCCTTATCAAACCTGGATGCCAAGCTGCGCGTGGATATGCGCAGTGAGCTGAAGCGTCTGCATACGGAAACGGGCACAACGATGATCTATGTAACCCACGATCAGGTGGAAGCGCTTACGATGTCAACGAAAATCGCCATTTTCAGGGAAGGTGTGATTGTGCAGGTGGGCCCTCCTCTTGAGCTTTATAACAATCCCTGCAACCTCTATGTTGCAGATTTTATCGGGAATCCCCGTATTAACTTTGTCAATGCCCAGGCTGAAGTGAACGAGCGAAGCATGACTGTTTCCGGCCCCCTTGGAAAGCTCGCATTTCCGCCATCCGATATGACAGAAGAGGCTCCCAAAAGCGGTTCTTTCGAAGTGGTTCTTGGCATTCGTCCCGAGCAGGTGGTGATTCATACCCAGCGGCAGAATTCCTCAGATATCGAAGCCAGGATCTACACATCCATGCCTGCAGGCTCGGAGACACTGGTAACCGTTCAGGTAAACTCTGTCAGCATGGTAATAAAGACGCTGGGGATTACCAACTATAGCCCGGATCAAACCGTATATCTATCAATCGACCCTCAAAAAATTAACGTCTTTGATAAAACATCCGAAGCATTGATCAAATATTCCGTGTAA
- a CDS encoding ribokinase: MSKMEYDTLIIGPVSLDHNIDHQGNEYQEVGGAIVQSGFAASRIGHKTALFTKLNPKDADLEKAFEASGAELYWKASERTTSIRNQYFTADKETRECKAIGVCDPFQIEELPDVSTRIYHLAGLIYGDFSSEMIEALSRQDGKVAVDVQCLLRHAEPDGSMVFYDWADKTTHLQYIDFLKTDAAEAAILTGETDRVEAAKKLYQWGAKEIMITHNTEVLVYDGKEIFTCPIKARNLSGRTGRGDTCFSGYITERLQKNIPEALLFASALVSLKMETVGPFRGDRADVEEYIKSFYDGYIL; the protein is encoded by the coding sequence ATGAGTAAAATGGAATACGACACACTGATTATTGGACCGGTTTCTCTGGATCATAACATTGACCATCAGGGAAACGAATACCAGGAAGTAGGCGGCGCTATTGTCCAGTCTGGCTTTGCGGCCTCTCGGATTGGGCATAAAACAGCACTTTTTACAAAGCTGAACCCAAAGGATGCCGACCTTGAAAAGGCGTTTGAAGCCTCTGGAGCCGAGCTTTACTGGAAAGCATCCGAAAGGACTACCTCAATCCGAAACCAATATTTTACTGCAGATAAGGAAACTCGGGAATGCAAGGCCATCGGTGTTTGTGATCCCTTTCAAATAGAGGAACTGCCGGATGTAAGTACCAGAATCTATCATCTTGCGGGATTGATTTACGGAGATTTCTCCAGTGAAATGATCGAAGCACTGAGCCGTCAGGACGGAAAGGTTGCAGTTGATGTTCAATGTCTGCTGCGGCATGCGGAACCTGATGGCAGCATGGTGTTTTATGATTGGGCAGACAAAACAACGCATCTCCAATATATCGATTTCCTGAAAACGGACGCCGCAGAAGCAGCGATTTTAACGGGAGAAACAGATCGGGTAGAAGCAGCGAAAAAGCTTTACCAGTGGGGTGCAAAGGAAATTATGATCACCCACAATACAGAAGTACTCGTGTATGACGGAAAAGAGATTTTCACCTGTCCGATCAAAGCAAGAAATCTCTCCGGCAGAACTGGCAGGGGTGATACCTGCTTCAGCGGTTACATAACAGAACGACTGCAAAAAAATATTCCTGAGGCGCTGCTTTTTGCATCTGCGCTGGTATCTCTTAAAATGGAAACGGTGGGCCCCTTCAGAGGAGATCGTGCTGATGTAGAAGAATACATCAAATCCTTTTATGATGGATATATTTTATAA
- a CDS encoding ABC transporter substrate-binding protein yields the protein MFKLKKLVAVFLAITLVFSLAACGGKKASSEGGKAEGELTEWEKSSQILNMDQTEAELYELAKEEGTVTLYSISSRCTKVAEAFMAKYPGVECIPFDIKHNELLEKVTREHEAGQNIADVVHAKDLDGTLYNEYVLNKIFYNYLPTEIASKIDDSLKETQTPLYIELVQLFYNEEANPNGAPIKNIWEITQPQWKGRIMMQNPLDDISWGSWITGFCVGDTPQQLADAYKELTGEELQLSDGVENAGYEFLKRLHANNPIYASSSDEIAEAVGTKGQTNPPIGFCSSSKIRKNEDNGWCLVPINLIPNTGIPAVNTLHIVEGSQHPNAAKLLVRFMLGGTDGDISGYKPFNTLGGWPVRDDIEPAEGSTPYKELNVAGFDSKVIYTYINTVRDFWQLL from the coding sequence ATGTTTAAACTGAAGAAATTGGTTGCTGTGTTTTTAGCCATAACCTTGGTTTTTTCACTGGCAGCTTGTGGAGGAAAAAAAGCTTCTTCCGAGGGAGGTAAAGCAGAGGGAGAACTGACAGAGTGGGAAAAAAGCTCACAGATTCTGAACATGGATCAGACTGAGGCGGAGCTTTATGAACTGGCAAAGGAAGAGGGCACGGTGACGCTCTATTCTATCTCATCACGCTGCACAAAAGTTGCCGAGGCTTTTATGGCAAAATATCCAGGGGTTGAGTGTATTCCCTTTGATATTAAACACAATGAACTTTTAGAAAAAGTCACGCGTGAACACGAGGCAGGCCAGAATATTGCCGATGTCGTTCATGCAAAGGATCTTGACGGTACGTTGTACAATGAATACGTTCTGAATAAGATCTTCTATAACTATCTGCCAACGGAGATTGCTTCTAAGATAGACGACAGTCTGAAAGAGACCCAGACCCCTCTTTATATTGAATTGGTACAGCTCTTCTATAACGAAGAAGCGAATCCAAACGGTGCACCCATTAAAAACATCTGGGAAATTACCCAGCCACAGTGGAAGGGCCGTATCATGATGCAGAATCCGCTGGATGATATTTCCTGGGGATCATGGATCACTGGCTTCTGTGTGGGAGACACACCTCAGCAGCTTGCTGACGCTTATAAGGAATTGACCGGAGAAGAGCTTCAGCTTTCGGATGGTGTTGAAAACGCGGGATATGAATTCCTCAAGAGGCTCCATGCGAATAACCCGATCTACGCATCCTCCTCGGATGAAATTGCAGAGGCTGTAGGGACGAAGGGTCAAACCAATCCGCCCATCGGCTTCTGTTCCTCCTCAAAAATCCGTAAAAACGAGGATAATGGCTGGTGCCTGGTTCCGATCAATCTGATTCCGAATACCGGTATTCCTGCAGTTAACACACTCCATATCGTGGAAGGAAGCCAGCATCCCAATGCAGCCAAGCTTCTCGTACGATTTATGCTGGGCGGTACCGACGGAGATATCTCCGGATACAAGCCGTTTAATACTTTGGGAGGGTGGCCGGTTCGAGACGATATTGAACCTGCTGAGGGCTCCACACCTTATAAGGAACTCAATGTTGCCGGGTTTGACTCTAAGGTTATTTATACCTATATCAATACCGTACGTGACTTCTGGCAGCTTCTGTAA
- a CDS encoding sensor histidine kinase: MIRYLNTTIFRHKGSIRTMLKQSYRTIIAAMIIPTVIMTASMMLMTARYDDLIENIDKAAEIRDIAKNQFSGEIWNIVSGKMDFMEGSQGEMMQQMEEGLAELEENNAHTARYVVAAQRASNTLRSYVDTLRFQTMNQEAVSLQESTYRDITGVVTLIHTVLEQYINEELINISRLNSRIQMVAVLVLIFTAGILMMVIYFAVNSYQYLRDSIHNPILKLQEMTRAITDGNLDARVTGSAVAEMIPLTKSLNHMAERLQQLIDERIEVGKDLQKAEMRALQAQITPHFVYNTLETIIWLAEQERNEELVDIAMAFTEFLRISLNQGKDYVEVSSEQKHVQSYLSIQSARYNRIMTYNIDIDPALEKESILKLLLQPLVENAIYHGIKNKRGGGQIQVLARKNEDNTMTFTVSDSGIGMLPEQLERLRFRLREGILPEFSGFGLYNVNRRIRLYYNRELEIASEFGKGTSICFTLPCGEKNNDETVCSG, encoded by the coding sequence ATGATACGGTATCTCAATACGACAATCTTTCGCCATAAGGGCAGTATCAGAACAATGCTGAAACAGTCTTATAGAACCATTATTGCGGCAATGATCATTCCGACAGTGATCATGACTGCCTCTATGATGCTGATGACGGCACGGTATGATGATCTCATAGAGAATATAGATAAAGCAGCAGAAATTCGCGATATTGCAAAAAATCAGTTTTCCGGGGAAATCTGGAATATCGTATCGGGCAAAATGGATTTTATGGAAGGCAGCCAGGGCGAAATGATGCAGCAAATGGAAGAGGGGCTTGCAGAACTGGAAGAGAACAATGCGCATACCGCTCGGTATGTGGTGGCGGCGCAGCGTGCAAGCAATACTCTGCGGTCCTATGTAGATACCCTAAGGTTTCAGACAATGAATCAGGAGGCGGTGAGTCTGCAGGAAAGCACGTATCGGGATATCACCGGTGTAGTAACGCTCATTCATACCGTACTGGAACAATACATTAATGAAGAACTGATCAATATTTCCAGACTCAACAGCAGAATTCAGATGGTTGCCGTTCTGGTGCTGATTTTTACTGCAGGAATCCTAATGATGGTAATCTATTTTGCGGTAAACTCCTATCAGTATCTGCGTGATTCGATCCACAACCCAATCTTAAAGCTTCAGGAGATGACGAGAGCTATTACAGACGGAAATCTGGACGCAAGGGTTACAGGAAGCGCTGTTGCTGAGATGATCCCTTTGACCAAGAGTTTAAACCATATGGCGGAACGGCTGCAGCAGCTCATTGACGAGCGGATTGAGGTTGGAAAGGATTTGCAGAAGGCTGAAATGAGGGCTTTGCAGGCGCAGATTACGCCTCATTTTGTATATAATACGCTTGAAACCATCATCTGGCTTGCCGAGCAAGAGAGAAACGAGGAACTTGTGGATATTGCCATGGCGTTTACGGAGTTTTTGCGGATTTCTCTCAATCAGGGCAAAGATTATGTGGAGGTCAGCAGCGAACAGAAGCATGTTCAAAGCTATCTCAGCATACAATCAGCACGGTACAATCGGATTATGACTTACAATATCGATATTGATCCGGCACTGGAAAAGGAATCCATCCTTAAGCTTCTTCTTCAGCCACTTGTGGAAAATGCAATCTATCACGGGATCAAGAATAAGCGGGGCGGAGGCCAGATTCAAGTTCTTGCAAGAAAAAATGAAGATAATACCATGACCTTCACGGTCAGCGATTCCGGCATTGGTATGCTCCCGGAACAGCTGGAGCGTCTCAGATTTCGGCTTCGGGAAGGAATTCTTCCCGAATTTTCGGGCTTTGGTTTATACAATGTAAACAGGCGTATTCGCCTGTACTACAACAGAGAATTAGAAATCGCTAGTGAATTTGGGAAGGGGACAAGCATTTGCTTTACGCTTCCTTGCGGGGAGAAGAACAATGATGAAACTGTTTGTAGCGGATGA
- a CDS encoding MgtC/SapB family protein: protein MTLIEMIIRIVLAMAIGGIIGWERENNNRPAGLRTHMLVAIGAAVVMLMGEMSLEKYADITTMDPTRLGAQVISGIGFLGAGTIMREGLTVRGLTTAASLWAVACLGLAAGGGFYESAMLGTIAIIITLTIFNYLEKKFRKVKRKGLAIEMVCSDISGTLISTKKIASGYDVILNDVDIAEEIGEEKVIYHVTSKFGFTKSSKKIDKDGFTSELKKLEGVCVTKISDL, encoded by the coding sequence ATGACATTAATCGAAATGATAATCAGAATCGTTTTAGCCATGGCAATTGGAGGAATCATCGGATGGGAACGGGAAAACAACAATCGGCCCGCAGGGCTCAGAACCCATATGCTTGTAGCCATTGGCGCTGCTGTAGTCATGCTGATGGGTGAGATGTCTTTGGAAAAGTATGCCGATATCACAACCATGGATCCCACCAGACTAGGGGCGCAGGTTATTTCGGGCATAGGGTTTCTTGGCGCCGGGACGATTATGAGAGAGGGGCTGACCGTACGTGGTCTTACGACGGCAGCAAGCCTTTGGGCTGTAGCCTGTCTGGGTCTGGCGGCAGGAGGCGGATTTTACGAGTCTGCTATGCTGGGAACTATTGCAATTATTATAACGCTGACCATTTTTAATTATCTTGAGAAAAAGTTCCGAAAAGTAAAGCGTAAGGGACTGGCCATAGAAATGGTGTGCTCCGATATTTCGGGTACATTGATCAGTACGAAAAAAATAGCCTCCGGATATGATGTGATTCTCAATGATGTGGACATCGCAGAAGAAATCGGAGAGGAAAAAGTCATCTACCATGTGACCTCTAAATTTGGGTTTACCAAGTCCAGCAAAAAAATTGACAAAGACGGATTTACGTCAGAGTTAAAAAAGCTGGAAGGCGTTTGCGTAACCAAGATCAGCGATCTATAA